A window from Engraulis encrasicolus isolate BLACKSEA-1 chromosome 13, IST_EnEncr_1.0, whole genome shotgun sequence encodes these proteins:
- the slc25a6 gene encoding ADP/ATP translocase 3, producing MAEAAKSFAKDFLAGGIAAAISKTAVAPIERVKLLLQVQHASKQISADMQYKGIVDCITRIPKEQGFMSFWRGNLANVIRYFPTQALNFAFKDKYKKIFLGGVDKHTQFWRYFAGNLASGGAAGATSLCFVYPLDFARTRLAADVGKAGATREFNGLGDCLVKISKSDGIKGLYQGFSVSVQGIIIYRAAYFGVYDTAKGMLPDPKNTHIMVSWAIAQSVTAVAGLVSYPFDTVRRRMMMQSGRKGADIMYTGTLDCWKKIARDEGGNAFFKGALSNVLRGMGGAFVLVLYDEIKKVV from the exons ATGGCTGAGGCAGCAAAGTCTTTCGCAAAGGACTTTTTAGCCGGCGGAATTGCCGCTGCCATCTCAAAAACGGCAGTTGCTCCCATTGAGAGGGTGAAATTGCTACTGCAG GTCCAACATGCCAGCAAGCAGATCAGCGCCGACATGCAGTACAAAGGTATCGTGGACTGTATCACGCGTATCCCCAAAGAGCAAGGCTTCATGTCGTTCTGGCGCGGTAACCTGGCCAATGTCATCCGCTACTTCCCCACCCAGGCCCTCAATTTCGCCTTCAAGGACAAGTATAAGAAGATTTTTCTCGGCGGCgtagacaagcacacacagttcTGGCGCTATTTCGCCGGTAACTTGGCGTCCGGAGGAGCTGCTGGGGCCACCTCGCTCTGCTTCGTGTACCCGCTGGACTTTGCCCGTACCCGCTTGGCTGCCGACGTGGGCAAGGCCGGAGCCACCAGGGAGTTCAACGGCCTGGGTGACTGTTTGGTTAAGATCTCCAAGTCTGACGGCATCAAGGGCCTGTACCAGGGATTCAGCGTGTCCGTGCAGGGCATCATCATCTACAGGGCAGCCTACTTCGGAGTCTATGACACAGCAAAAG GTATGCTTCCAGACCCTAAGAACACCCACATTATGGTGAGCTGGGCGATTGCCCAGTCTGTGACCGCGGTGGCTGGTCTCGTCTCCTACCCCTTTGACACGGTGCGCCGTCGCATGATGATGCAGTCCGGACGCAAAGGAG CTGACATCATGTACACCGGCACCCTGGACTGCTGGAAGAAGATCGCCCGTGATGAGGGGGGCAATGCCTTCTTCAAGGGGGCGCTGTCAAACGTATTGAGGGGCATGGGTGGGGCATTTGTGCTGGTCCTCTACGACGAGATCAAGAAGGTTGTGTAA